The Chryseobacterium sp. 52 genome includes a region encoding these proteins:
- a CDS encoding murein L,D-transpeptidase catalytic domain family protein — MRGIYSVLGLVYMVTTSFYLSPRTAVKHENVNTTKIEKVADTKSEKATETVSSSEALYKSITFEAGHELNEEVFFKALTGFENLKKAGLLNQDAHLLTVCDFSMSSNMKRLWVIDTEEKKVLFNSLVAHGKNTGEEFATNFSNTNSSLQSSLGFYITDATYNGDNGYSLRLLGMDKGFNDAAYKRAIVMHGADYVSEDFATMHKRIGRSWGCPAVPKALTQPIINTIKGRNCLFIYYPDQKYLSSSEWLKA; from the coding sequence ATGAGAGGAATTTATAGTGTACTAGGCCTGGTTTATATGGTCACGACTTCATTCTATCTTTCGCCAAGAACGGCAGTAAAGCATGAGAATGTCAATACAACAAAAATTGAAAAAGTAGCAGACACGAAATCTGAGAAGGCAACTGAAACCGTATCTTCATCAGAGGCATTGTACAAGTCAATTACATTTGAAGCAGGGCACGAACTTAACGAAGAAGTTTTCTTTAAAGCCTTAACGGGTTTTGAAAATTTAAAGAAAGCTGGTTTGCTTAATCAGGATGCTCACTTATTAACAGTATGCGATTTTTCGATGTCTTCAAATATGAAAAGACTTTGGGTCATTGATACAGAAGAAAAGAAAGTGTTATTTAACTCACTGGTAGCGCACGGAAAGAATACAGGGGAGGAGTTTGCCACTAACTTTTCGAATACAAACAGTTCGCTTCAAAGTAGCTTAGGATTTTATATTACAGATGCTACTTACAACGGAGACAACGGGTATTCTTTAAGATTGTTGGGCATGGATAAAGGTTTTAATGATGCAGCTTATAAAAGAGCGATCGTTATGCACGGAGCAGATTATGTAAGTGAAGATTTTGCAACCATGCACAAAAGAATCGGAAGAAGCTGGGGATGTCCTGCTGTACCAAAAGCATTGACGCAGCCGATTATCAATACGATAAAAGGAAGAAACTGCCTCTTCATCTACTATCCCGATCAGAAGTATCTTTCTTCGTCGGAATGGTTAAAAGCATAA
- a CDS encoding PaaI family thioesterase: MDRLAQLQQFIGKEFDQSPSPFMKWLNPIVLSVEEGHLEFQYTVRPEWLNPIGNLHGGVTAAIVDDIIGATMFSLNENSFITTINNVIDYFSTAKENDNIVAETKIIKRGRQFVNAQCEIWNADKTRLIARGTSNLFKINN, from the coding sequence ATGGACAGATTAGCACAGCTGCAGCAATTTATCGGAAAGGAATTTGACCAGTCTCCGTCTCCTTTTATGAAATGGCTCAATCCTATTGTCCTTTCTGTAGAAGAAGGGCATCTGGAATTCCAATATACCGTAAGACCGGAATGGCTCAACCCGATCGGAAATCTTCATGGAGGTGTAACGGCAGCTATTGTTGACGACATCATTGGAGCCACAATGTTCTCACTCAATGAAAATTCTTTCATAACGACCATCAATAATGTGATCGATTATTTTTCAACTGCAAAAGAAAATGATAATATTGTAGCCGAAACGAAAATTATAAAAAGAGGGCGGCAGTTTGTCAATGCACAATGCGAAATATGGAACGCAGATAAGACAAGACTGATTGCCAGAGGAACCTCTAATCTATTCAAAATTAATAACTAG
- a CDS encoding serine hydrolase domain-containing protein has translation MTKTVCFTLLLLLLFFAKVNAQSEKVSELAATNSILDNDTEIENWLKELKVPALGLGIIEDGKLKQIKVFGTIKENSPAPYNTIFNVASLTKPITAMVALHLVSLGKWDLDEPVNQYWTDPDIANDPRNKKLTTRIILSHQTGFPNWRYMKKDKKLSFDFDPGTKFQYSGEGFEYLRKAIENKFKKPIQQLAKELIFQPLKMNDTNYIWDKNTDKSRFAIGYDKNEKPYEVEENKHANGADDLHTTIEDYGNFLANILDGGDLNKAVYLEMIKRQIQTGKSKYFGLGFVIYDLGNGEYALSHGGSDEGTFCLTLILPKTKQGILIFTNSDNGYKTFDKLLPRYLGENGKKIVEIETK, from the coding sequence ATGACAAAGACAGTTTGTTTTACCCTATTACTTCTCCTTCTATTTTTCGCTAAAGTGAATGCGCAGTCCGAAAAAGTAAGTGAACTTGCCGCTACAAATTCAATTTTAGATAACGATACTGAAATTGAAAATTGGCTGAAAGAGCTTAAAGTTCCGGCTCTTGGTCTTGGCATTATTGAAGATGGGAAACTCAAGCAGATTAAAGTTTTTGGCACAATAAAAGAAAATAGCCCGGCACCTTATAATACCATTTTTAATGTAGCATCACTTACCAAACCAATTACGGCAATGGTAGCATTACATTTGGTCAGTCTGGGAAAATGGGATCTTGACGAACCTGTTAATCAATATTGGACAGATCCGGATATTGCTAATGACCCCCGAAACAAAAAACTAACAACAAGAATAATATTAAGTCATCAAACCGGTTTTCCCAACTGGAGGTATATGAAAAAAGACAAAAAGTTGAGTTTTGATTTTGACCCGGGAACAAAATTTCAATATTCAGGAGAAGGTTTTGAATATTTAAGAAAAGCTATTGAAAATAAGTTTAAAAAACCTATTCAACAATTAGCAAAAGAACTCATATTTCAACCTTTAAAAATGAATGATACCAACTACATTTGGGATAAAAATACAGATAAATCAAGATTTGCAATTGGCTATGACAAAAATGAGAAACCCTATGAAGTAGAGGAAAACAAACATGCCAATGGGGCTGATGATTTACATACAACGATAGAAGATTATGGAAACTTTCTCGCTAATATTCTTGACGGTGGAGACCTTAACAAAGCTGTTTATCTGGAAATGATCAAAAGACAGATTCAAACCGGGAAAAGTAAATACTTTGGATTAGGCTTTGTAATTTATGATCTGGGAAATGGAGAATATGCCCTATCACATGGTGGTTCAGATGAGGGAACATTTTGTCTTACCTTGATCCTTCCAAAAACCAAACAGGGAATTCTCATATTCACTAATTCAGATAATGGTTATAAAACTTTCGATAAACTCCTTCCGCGATATTTAGGAGAAAATGGTAAAAAAATTGTAGAAATAGAAACTAAATAA
- the msrB gene encoding peptide-methionine (R)-S-oxide reductase MsrB: MENKEAKNNPYYSRTDTTKLDIPNEEWKKILAPDLYAVSREAATERAFTGKYNEFDEIGDYYCAVCGNHLFRSTSKFSSSCGWPSFFEADKEGVYYKRDNAYGMERVEVLCKRCDSHLGHVFDDGPKPTGLRYCMNSVSLEFAGDSEK, encoded by the coding sequence ATGGAAAATAAAGAAGCAAAAAACAATCCATACTACTCCAGAACCGACACCACAAAACTTGATATCCCTAACGAAGAGTGGAAAAAAATCCTGGCTCCTGACTTGTATGCTGTATCAAGAGAAGCTGCTACGGAAAGAGCATTTACAGGAAAGTATAATGAATTCGATGAGATTGGGGACTATTATTGTGCCGTTTGTGGTAATCATCTGTTCCGTTCCACTTCCAAATTTTCCAGCAGTTGCGGATGGCCAAGTTTTTTTGAAGCCGATAAAGAAGGTGTTTATTACAAAAGAGATAATGCATACGGAATGGAAAGGGTAGAAGTGCTTTGCAAACGATGTGACTCGCATCTGGGACATGTTTTTGATGACGGTCCAAAGCCTACGGGATTGCGTTATTGTATGAATTCTGTAAGTCTGGAATTTGCTGGAGATTCAGAGAAATAA
- a CDS encoding TetR/AcrR family transcriptional regulator → MSKAEKTKQFIIEKTASLFNTKGYTSTSLSDITEATGLTKGSIYGNFENKDEVALEVYKYNSSLLSKSMARSLGEDFPGTIDKLNAFVNFYRKNWKAVFENGGCPLMNAATEADDTFPSLKKQVTQSFEGWIKKITSVIVHGQENGEIDQNINADEYGSLFIMLVEGGILLSKTTEDEKYLHLALDKILFMIDKELNILPS, encoded by the coding sequence ATGTCAAAAGCAGAAAAGACGAAACAATTCATCATTGAGAAAACCGCTTCTTTATTCAATACTAAAGGCTATACTTCTACGTCATTATCAGACATTACAGAAGCCACAGGCCTTACAAAAGGAAGCATCTACGGCAATTTTGAAAATAAAGATGAAGTGGCTCTTGAGGTTTACAAATACAACTCCAGTCTTTTATCCAAAAGCATGGCCAGATCTTTAGGGGAAGATTTTCCAGGTACAATTGATAAATTAAATGCCTTTGTCAATTTTTACCGGAAAAACTGGAAAGCGGTTTTTGAAAACGGAGGTTGCCCCTTAATGAATGCAGCCACAGAAGCTGATGATACTTTTCCGAGTCTGAAAAAACAGGTCACTCAATCTTTCGAAGGCTGGATAAAAAAAATCACTTCCGTTATTGTTCATGGACAGGAAAACGGAGAAATTGATCAAAATATCAACGCTGATGAATACGGTTCGCTCTTCATCATGCTTGTTGAAGGCGGAATATTACTTTCCAAAACAACAGAAGACGAAAAATATTTGCATCTGGCTTTAGACAAAATATTATTCATGATCGACAAAGAACTAAACATACTTCCATCATAA
- a CDS encoding helix-turn-helix domain-containing protein, with product MQQQLIFEDHYKKLGLEIFSEENLAAVNGNTFRYDIKILFIPEGYELTVDFNHYKVSKPSLFFLTSQHLKIEKGKEESMLLYYNRDFYCIQIHDKEVACDGLLFHNIFEIPFVELDYVETAVIKSLFQNIKDELEWKDSSVEEMIRTYVKQIIIRATRNWKKQHLHNDTIKIPGSELDIFRDFSRYLEIHFREKHHVAAYAELLHIAPKTLTHKFKNLNLESPNQLIINRILLEAKRLLFYTDKPVKEIAYDLGYEDPAYFNRLFTHKTGNTPSNFKKNYSSGKKYNT from the coding sequence ATGCAGCAGCAGCTTATTTTTGAAGATCACTATAAAAAACTTGGACTTGAAATTTTCTCTGAAGAAAATCTGGCAGCAGTCAATGGAAATACATTCAGATATGACATTAAAATCCTTTTCATCCCGGAAGGCTATGAACTGACTGTAGATTTTAATCATTATAAAGTCTCAAAACCCTCCCTATTCTTTCTTACCAGCCAGCATCTGAAGATAGAAAAAGGAAAAGAAGAATCTATGTTACTGTATTATAACCGTGATTTTTACTGTATCCAGATTCACGATAAGGAAGTAGCCTGCGATGGACTTCTCTTTCATAATATCTTTGAAATTCCATTTGTAGAACTTGATTATGTAGAAACAGCTGTTATTAAAAGTTTATTTCAAAACATTAAAGATGAGCTGGAATGGAAAGATTCTTCTGTTGAGGAAATGATCAGAACGTATGTAAAACAGATTATTATCCGGGCTACCAGAAACTGGAAGAAACAACACCTTCATAATGATACCATAAAAATTCCCGGAAGCGAACTGGATATTTTCAGGGATTTCAGCAGGTATCTTGAAATTCATTTCAGAGAAAAACATCATGTTGCAGCGTATGCTGAGCTCCTTCATATCGCCCCGAAAACACTCACCCATAAGTTTAAAAACCTGAATCTGGAATCACCCAACCAACTCATTATCAACAGAATTCTCCTTGAGGCTAAACGACTTCTATTTTATACTGACAAGCCTGTTAAAGAGATCGCCTATGATCTTGGCTATGAGGATCCGGCTTATTTCAACCGGCTTTTTACCCATAAAACAGGAAATACACCTTCAAATTTCAAAAAAAATTACTCATCGGGAAAAAAGTACAATACTTAA
- the fabF gene encoding beta-ketoacyl-ACP synthase II codes for MKRVVITGLGAVTPLGNNVEDFWQNSINGVSGAGLITHFDSEKFKLHFACEVKNFDPKLCLTHNEIKRSDLFSQYAMYASNEAIQDSGLELEKMDPFDTGVIWGTGQGGMNTFEGEIMNFAEGDGTPRFNPFFVPKFIANMASGMISMKFGLQGINYTTISACATGNTALMDAFNYIRLGKAKVIISGGSEAAITPASVGGFAVMKAMSTRNDDFATASRPYDAERDGFVMGEGAGALVLEEYEHAKARGAKIYAELAGAAMTADAYHMTAPHPDGVSAIKAMQLAMKEAGANIEDIDYLNPHATSTPLGDLVELKAISNIFRGSKNLDISATKSMTGHLLGAAGAAEAILSIKAIEKGIIPPTINLHNIDENIPKDVNIVFGEAKEKDINFALSNAFGFGGHNTTLVFKKFS; via the coding sequence ATGAAAAGAGTTGTCATTACAGGACTGGGCGCTGTGACGCCTTTGGGGAACAATGTCGAAGATTTTTGGCAAAACAGTATTAACGGAGTCAGCGGAGCCGGTTTAATTACCCATTTTGATTCGGAAAAATTTAAGTTACACTTCGCCTGTGAAGTGAAAAACTTTGATCCGAAATTATGTCTGACCCACAACGAAATAAAAAGAAGCGACTTATTTTCACAATATGCAATGTACGCTTCCAATGAAGCCATTCAGGACTCAGGTCTTGAACTTGAAAAAATGGATCCTTTTGATACAGGAGTAATCTGGGGAACAGGGCAAGGCGGTATGAATACTTTTGAAGGGGAAATCATGAATTTTGCAGAAGGGGACGGAACACCAAGATTCAACCCTTTCTTTGTGCCTAAGTTTATTGCGAACATGGCTTCAGGAATGATTTCTATGAAATTTGGCCTTCAGGGAATCAATTATACAACCATTTCAGCCTGTGCAACAGGAAATACAGCTTTGATGGACGCCTTTAATTATATCCGTCTTGGAAAAGCAAAAGTGATTATAAGCGGAGGTTCTGAGGCTGCCATTACACCGGCTTCTGTAGGAGGTTTTGCTGTAATGAAGGCAATGTCTACCAGAAACGATGATTTTGCAACAGCCAGCCGACCATATGATGCCGAAAGAGATGGTTTTGTAATGGGGGAAGGTGCAGGCGCTTTAGTCCTTGAAGAGTACGAACATGCCAAAGCAAGAGGTGCAAAAATATATGCTGAATTAGCTGGTGCTGCAATGACCGCTGATGCTTATCACATGACGGCACCTCATCCGGACGGAGTGAGTGCTATTAAGGCAATGCAGCTGGCCATGAAGGAGGCAGGAGCCAATATTGAAGATATTGATTATCTTAATCCTCATGCGACTTCTACTCCTCTTGGAGATCTTGTGGAGCTAAAAGCGATCAGTAATATATTCAGAGGGAGCAAAAACCTTGATATCAGCGCAACAAAATCCATGACAGGACATTTATTGGGGGCTGCCGGGGCTGCTGAAGCAATTTTGTCGATCAAAGCTATAGAAAAAGGAATTATTCCTCCAACCATTAACCTTCACAACATCGACGAAAATATTCCTAAGGATGTGAATATCGTTTTTGGGGAAGCAAAAGAAAAGGACATTAATTTTGCATTAAGTAATGCTTTCGGTTTCGGAGGCCACAATACGACTTTGGTATTCAAGAAATTTAGTTAA
- a CDS encoding acetyl-CoA C-acetyltransferase — protein sequence METKKVAIVGYSRIPFARINTAYGDLDNQELLEATLNGIVNKYHLQGKLLGEVAGGAVIKHISESNLIRETVMNTALDPATPACDLQQACDTGIEAAVYIGNKIALGQIESGIACGVEAMSNIPFESAPRLRKALLKANKEKSVFGKLKQLLSPKLKDWMPIPYKGQEPKTGLTMGGHTEITAKYYQISREEQDQLALKSHQNMAKAYDEGFFNDMIIPAFGLDKDNNLRRDTSLEKLSALKPAFDKENGTLTAGNSTPFTDGASAVLLASEEWAHANNLPILAYITFSEVAGIEYVENEHNLLLAPVFAADRMLKKAGMSLEDFDYYEIHEAFAAQVLATIKIWENDDLAKKFGLEKALGKIDRDRLNVKGGSLAVAHPFAATGGRIIGTLAKLLHEKGSGKGFISICAARGQGVTMILEK from the coding sequence ATGGAGACAAAAAAAGTGGCTATCGTAGGATACAGCAGAATTCCTTTCGCCAGAATCAATACAGCTTACGGAGACCTGGACAATCAGGAACTTCTGGAAGCAACCCTCAACGGCATAGTCAATAAGTATCATCTACAAGGAAAACTCCTTGGTGAAGTTGCCGGAGGTGCTGTTATCAAACACATTTCAGAAAGCAACCTCATCAGAGAAACTGTGATGAATACGGCACTTGACCCCGCTACTCCCGCATGTGATCTACAGCAGGCCTGTGATACAGGAATTGAAGCAGCGGTATACATCGGGAACAAAATTGCTTTGGGACAGATTGAAAGCGGTATCGCCTGTGGGGTAGAAGCAATGAGCAATATTCCATTTGAATCTGCACCAAGACTGAGAAAAGCTCTATTAAAAGCGAATAAAGAAAAATCAGTATTCGGGAAGCTAAAACAGCTTTTAAGTCCCAAATTAAAAGACTGGATGCCCATCCCCTACAAAGGACAGGAACCGAAAACAGGTTTAACGATGGGCGGACATACTGAAATTACGGCAAAGTATTATCAGATTTCCCGTGAAGAGCAGGACCAATTAGCCTTAAAAAGTCATCAGAATATGGCAAAAGCTTATGATGAAGGATTCTTTAATGATATGATTATACCTGCTTTTGGCTTAGATAAAGATAATAATCTTCGCCGTGACACCAGTCTTGAAAAATTATCTGCGCTGAAACCTGCATTTGATAAAGAGAACGGAACCCTGACTGCCGGAAATTCTACTCCTTTTACAGATGGTGCTTCAGCAGTCTTACTGGCCAGTGAAGAATGGGCTCATGCCAATAACCTTCCTATTCTGGCTTATATTACTTTTTCAGAAGTTGCAGGAATAGAATATGTTGAAAATGAACACAATTTGCTTCTTGCTCCGGTTTTTGCAGCAGACAGAATGCTTAAAAAAGCAGGAATGAGCCTTGAAGACTTTGATTACTACGAAATTCATGAAGCGTTTGCGGCACAGGTTCTTGCCACCATTAAGATCTGGGAAAATGATGATCTGGCTAAAAAATTCGGACTGGAAAAAGCATTAGGAAAAATAGACAGAGACAGACTGAATGTGAAAGGTGGAAGTCTCGCAGTAGCACACCCTTTTGCTGCAACTGGTGGAAGAATTATTGGAACTCTCGCCAAACTGCTTCACGAAAAAGGAAGCGGAAAGGGGTTTATTTCTATTTGTGCCGCACGCGGACAGGGTGTAACAATGATTTTAGAAAAATAA
- a CDS encoding OsmC family protein, producing MRRNATAVWNGNIKEGKGHLTTQSTTLNETQYSFNSRFADGVGTNPEELLAAAHAGCFTMKLSAELSQAGFTPEELKTTSVITLDPSAGKITKSELTLTAKVPGLSEEEFQKYAKIAEEGCPVSAAFNFEITLNATLA from the coding sequence ATGAGACGTAACGCAACAGCCGTTTGGAACGGTAACATTAAAGAAGGAAAAGGACATTTAACGACTCAAAGCACTACCTTAAATGAAACCCAATATTCTTTTAACAGCCGTTTTGCTGACGGAGTGGGAACAAATCCTGAAGAATTACTGGCAGCAGCACATGCGGGATGTTTCACAATGAAACTAAGCGCAGAGCTTTCTCAGGCAGGTTTCACCCCTGAAGAACTAAAAACAACTTCAGTAATAACCCTTGATCCGAGTGCAGGAAAGATTACAAAATCTGAACTGACTTTAACAGCAAAAGTTCCGGGACTTTCTGAGGAAGAATTTCAAAAATATGCTAAAATTGCTGAAGAAGGATGTCCTGTAAGCGCGGCGTTCAACTTTGAAATTACACTGAATGCAACTTTAGCGTAA
- a CDS encoding AraC family transcriptional regulator translates to MSKLENILREITPLSPEDSFLVFDRIKASFDFPYHYHPEIEINFISKGKGYRRMIGDHTGEIGDIELVLVGPNLPHCWANHKCKNRKTHEITVQFNQDFFNQSMMDKNILKPISNLMKDSIRGILFSQETAEKLKDSFFNLSKMNSFESFIEIMKILNELAIAEDKTLLSSYSIELETFADNDRMKIVHDFVHKNFENKITLHDAASLINMSSVTFNRFIKKRTGKTFVNYLNEIRISYAARWLMEKNLTVFETAFEAGFNNIANFNKVFKSIKKTTPTEFKELFKGVKKIE, encoded by the coding sequence ATGAGCAAGCTAGAAAATATTTTGAGAGAAATAACTCCATTATCTCCCGAGGACAGTTTTCTTGTGTTTGACCGGATAAAGGCATCCTTTGATTTTCCCTACCATTATCATCCGGAAATCGAGATCAATTTTATAAGTAAAGGAAAGGGATACCGGAGAATGATTGGTGATCATACCGGAGAGATCGGGGATATTGAGCTGGTATTGGTAGGTCCTAATCTGCCGCACTGCTGGGCCAATCACAAATGCAAAAACAGGAAGACCCATGAGATTACGGTACAGTTCAATCAGGATTTTTTTAATCAGTCTATGATGGATAAAAATATTCTGAAACCCATCAGCAATCTGATGAAGGACTCTATTCGGGGAATTTTGTTCTCGCAGGAAACTGCTGAAAAACTGAAAGATTCTTTCTTCAATCTATCTAAAATGAACAGTTTTGAGTCTTTCATTGAAATTATGAAGATTCTTAATGAGCTGGCCATTGCAGAAGATAAAACCCTGTTATCCTCCTATAGTATAGAACTTGAAACCTTTGCGGATAATGACAGAATGAAGATTGTTCATGATTTTGTCCACAAGAATTTTGAAAATAAAATAACACTCCATGATGCTGCTTCGCTGATCAATATGAGCAGTGTGACCTTTAACCGATTTATCAAAAAAAGGACAGGGAAGACATTTGTGAATTATCTGAACGAAATAAGGATCAGTTATGCTGCGCGGTGGCTGATGGAGAAGAATCTGACAGTTTTTGAAACCGCTTTTGAGGCTGGTTTTAATAATATAGCCAATTTCAACAAGGTTTTTAAATCCATTAAGAAAACAACACCTACTGAATTTAAAGAACTTTTTAAAGGCGTAAAAAAAATAGAATAA
- a CDS encoding helix-turn-helix domain-containing protein, translating to MSKLKEIREQKNMTQEELAESSGISVRTIQRIEAGTQPKGHTLRVLAKALEIKESDFQNLEIEKEDPEIQEEQISINYSLIKIINLSSIPCILLPPLNILVPLILMFKLKQKNYLAKQIISVQILWTILAPITFMLGIFLKPGPTLTLIIMILIILSNVFIILRNAAEIDRNKKLLYKLNFNMI from the coding sequence ATGTCCAAATTAAAAGAAATAAGGGAGCAAAAAAACATGACTCAGGAAGAGTTAGCCGAAAGCTCCGGTATTTCTGTTAGGACCATACAACGGATAGAAGCAGGAACTCAACCAAAGGGTCATACGCTTCGGGTTTTGGCGAAAGCTCTGGAAATAAAAGAAAGCGATTTCCAAAACCTAGAAATTGAAAAAGAAGATCCGGAAATTCAGGAAGAGCAGATTTCCATCAATTATTCATTGATCAAAATAATCAATCTTTCTTCTATCCCTTGTATATTGCTTCCTCCATTAAATATTTTGGTTCCTCTCATTTTGATGTTTAAGCTAAAACAGAAAAATTATTTAGCAAAACAAATTATTTCTGTTCAGATCCTTTGGACCATATTAGCCCCTATTACATTCATGCTCGGTATCTTTTTAAAACCGGGGCCCACACTTACACTGATCATTATGATACTGATTATCCTGTCCAATGTGTTTATTATTCTTCGAAACGCTGCCGAAATAGACAGGAACAAAAAGCTTCTTTACAAACTGAATTTCAACATGATATAA